A stretch of the Candidatus Methylopumilus planktonicus genome encodes the following:
- a CDS encoding alpha-ketoacid dehydrogenase subunit beta codes for MKYREALTEAMAKAMRKPNTLLIGQGVTDYKGIWGTTLGLAEKYPDRVIETPLSEDAIAGICLGASLNGMYPINTHIRVDFSLLIFNQLINLIAKYKYMFGGLFEIPMMFRLVIGRSWGQGAQHSQSLQSLLAHIPGLVVIMPSNSQSILESYDYALNHYRGPVVMLEHRLMYELEFEQRNENNHPFETRVDRKGTDITIIATSVMVLEVRRACDYLEKFGIYPEIIDLHSISHPNRELIFNSVKKTGRLLVADTSWLPYGVAAEMSRIISERDPSILKKPIKSLGMAYAPCPTAKVLEDMYYPDVHDLVLSVLELTDKKATQKIPIPIKTPMTDFYKHFKGPF; via the coding sequence TTGAAATATAGAGAAGCCTTGACTGAAGCAATGGCAAAAGCTATGAGGAAGCCTAATACACTTCTAATTGGCCAAGGTGTAACTGATTATAAAGGTATCTGGGGAACAACCTTAGGTCTTGCAGAAAAATATCCTGATCGCGTTATCGAGACCCCTTTGTCTGAAGATGCTATAGCAGGTATTTGTCTTGGTGCTTCATTGAATGGTATGTATCCAATTAATACACACATTAGAGTAGATTTTAGCCTTTTAATTTTTAATCAATTGATCAATCTAATTGCCAAATATAAATATATGTTTGGAGGTTTATTTGAAATTCCAATGATGTTTCGTTTAGTCATTGGAAGAAGCTGGGGTCAGGGTGCTCAACACTCACAAAGTCTGCAGTCTTTATTAGCCCATATTCCAGGCCTTGTCGTAATAATGCCCTCTAATTCACAGTCTATTTTAGAGAGTTATGATTATGCATTAAATCATTATAGAGGCCCAGTTGTAATGCTTGAGCATCGACTTATGTATGAGCTGGAGTTTGAACAAAGAAATGAAAATAACCATCCATTTGAAACTCGAGTTGATCGAAAAGGGACTGACATTACAATTATTGCAACATCGGTTATGGTTCTTGAGGTTAGAAGAGCATGCGATTACCTAGAGAAATTTGGGATTTATCCAGAAATTATTGATTTACACTCGATTTCACATCCAAATCGAGAATTAATTTTTAATAGTGTTAAAAAAACTGGACGTTTACTAGTTGCTGACACCTCATGGCTCCCTTATGGGGTCGCTGCTGAAATGAGCAGAATTATTTCAGAGAGAGACCCAAGTATTCTAAAAAAACCTATCAAATCCTTAGGCATGGCATATGCGCCTTGCCCGACAGCAAAAGTATTGGAGGATATGTATTATCCTGATGTTCATGATTTAGTTTTATCGGTTCTTGAGCTTACCGATAAAAAAGCTACACAAAAGATTCCCATCCCCATAAAAACCCCAATGACAGATTTTTATAAACATTTTAAAGGACCGTTCTAG
- a CDS encoding thiamine pyrophosphate-dependent dehydrogenase E1 component subunit alpha: MLPMLKEIYFRMYLIRSSELKICELYHEDEMKTPMHMSMGQEAAPAAISLALGDKSKIISTYRSHAPFLAHTKQVNKFFCELFGKDNGTAAGRSGSMHLADIENNYICSTAIVAAGLPLGLGVAFSEKYNLTNNVCVVYFGDGAIEEGSFWETLNAASLMQLPLLFVCEDNDYAVHTKKNERRGFSSIKSIVESFECDYIFDESNDAEDIYNKCLIAKKILENSRPVFFHIKCIRYLEHVGIKNDLEAYYRNSSDKDIQVNYDALQLIRNKLINASSLAEAIKIEDEIDRQINTAVNLAKLSSFPKKNELLTGVYFD; this comes from the coding sequence ATGCTGCCAATGCTAAAAGAAATTTATTTTCGAATGTATTTAATCCGTAGTTCGGAATTAAAAATTTGTGAGCTTTATCATGAAGATGAAATGAAAACGCCAATGCATATGTCAATGGGGCAAGAGGCAGCACCAGCAGCAATTTCATTAGCATTAGGCGATAAATCAAAAATTATTTCTACATACAGAAGCCATGCTCCATTCTTGGCCCACACCAAACAAGTTAATAAATTTTTTTGTGAATTATTTGGAAAAGATAATGGCACAGCTGCAGGAAGAAGTGGTTCTATGCACCTTGCCGATATTGAAAATAATTATATCTGCTCTACTGCAATTGTTGCTGCTGGATTACCGCTTGGGCTAGGCGTTGCTTTTTCCGAAAAATATAATTTGACTAATAATGTTTGTGTAGTTTATTTCGGCGATGGAGCAATTGAGGAAGGTTCTTTTTGGGAAACATTAAATGCAGCATCTTTAATGCAATTGCCGCTATTGTTTGTTTGTGAGGATAATGATTATGCTGTTCATACTAAAAAAAATGAGAGAAGGGGGTTTTCTTCCATAAAATCAATTGTCGAATCTTTCGAATGTGATTATATATTCGACGAATCTAACGATGCCGAAGACATTTACAATAAGTGTTTAATTGCAAAAAAAATTTTAGAAAATTCAAGGCCTGTTTTTTTTCATATTAAATGCATAAGATATTTAGAGCATGTTGGAATTAAAAATGATTTAGAGGCTTATTATAGAAATTCTTCTGATAAAGATATTCAAGTAAATTATGATGCCTTGCAATTAATAAGAAACAAACTAATTAATGCTTCTTCATTGGCAGAAGCTATTAAAATTGAAGATGAAATTGATCGGCAAATTAATACCGCAGTTAACTTAGCTAAACTATCAAGCTTCCCCAAAAAAAATGAGCTGTTAACCGGAGTGTATTTTGATTGA
- a CDS encoding alpha-ketoacid dehydrogenase subunit beta, with translation MIELTFSDAINKALHLEMERDDSVFVFGIGVPDQIKIFGTTKGLLEKYGKKRCFDSPLSEDAMTGLAIGAAISGLRPVHVHIRVDFLLLTMNQLINMASSFIYGTNGNHSLPLVIRAIIGRGWGQGYQHSKSLFSYFTHIPGLIVIAPTSPSDALGLLQSAIRSNSPVIFLEHRWLYWAKESVDNNFSLVEIGKGKVLRKGKAVTVVAISWMVVETLVAAKILSEKGIDIEVIDPRTLRPLDTEIIFNSVKKTGRLIVADCDWINSGFSAEILSLVSEHLFQYMISSPVRIGFADCPCPTVRILEDEFYPNAGTIIHAVEKMLDKPLSILDGIDFYSHENKFKGPF, from the coding sequence TTGATTGAGTTAACCTTCTCAGATGCAATAAACAAGGCATTACACCTAGAAATGGAAAGGGATGACTCTGTTTTTGTATTTGGCATTGGCGTTCCTGATCAGATAAAAATATTTGGTACAACCAAGGGTTTGCTTGAAAAATATGGGAAGAAGCGTTGTTTTGATTCGCCTTTATCAGAAGATGCTATGACAGGATTGGCTATTGGAGCTGCAATATCTGGTCTTAGGCCTGTTCATGTTCATATTAGGGTTGATTTCTTATTGCTCACTATGAATCAATTGATAAATATGGCCTCCAGTTTCATTTACGGAACAAATGGGAATCATTCGTTACCATTGGTAATAAGAGCAATTATAGGAAGAGGATGGGGGCAAGGCTATCAGCATAGCAAGTCATTATTTTCTTATTTTACTCACATTCCAGGATTAATAGTTATAGCTCCAACATCACCTTCGGACGCACTTGGACTTTTACAATCAGCTATTAGATCAAATAGCCCAGTTATCTTCCTGGAACATCGATGGCTATATTGGGCTAAAGAATCTGTTGATAATAATTTCTCTTTGGTTGAAATTGGTAAAGGTAAAGTCTTGCGCAAGGGAAAGGCCGTTACAGTTGTTGCAATTTCCTGGATGGTGGTTGAAACATTGGTTGCAGCGAAAATTTTATCTGAGAAAGGCATTGATATAGAAGTTATTGATCCAAGAACATTAAGACCTTTAGATACAGAAATAATTTTTAATTCTGTTAAAAAAACTGGAAGGCTAATTGTGGCCGATTGTGATTGGATAAATTCTGGCTTTAGTGCAGAAATTCTCAGCTTAGTTAGCGAGCATTTATTTCAATATATGATTTCCTCGCCTGTAAGAATCGGTTTTGCAGATTGCCCATGTCCAACAGTCCGCATATTAGAAGATGAATTTTACCCAAATGCCGGAACCATTATTCACGCAGTTGAAAAAATGCTAGATAAACCTCTTTCTATCCTTGATGGCATAGATTTTTATAGCCATGAAAATAAATTTAAGGGCCCTTTTTAA
- a CDS encoding SDR family NAD(P)-dependent oxidoreductase — MKINLRALFKLKRNMIDYGFKNKIALITGGSRGIGLSIAESLAKQGAHIIICSRSKENLESASKALKKHNVEVLTIKVDALKQDAADFIVSEIKKRWDGVDILINNVGGGGRWGNERVEITNDSVWSEVFQKNALIAALLTSKLIPHMLKRKWGRVITISSIYGKEGGGRPWFAMAKSAEVALMKSLSLTNYLVRSGITFNTVAPGGIYIKGAGFEEELTKNPIKFKKMIEDEYPLGRMGTPEEVANVVTFLCSEQASLVNGSQITVDGGQTKSF, encoded by the coding sequence ATGAAAATAAATTTAAGGGCCCTTTTTAAGCTAAAAAGAAATATGATTGATTACGGATTTAAAAATAAGATAGCACTAATTACAGGCGGTTCTCGTGGTATAGGACTTTCGATTGCAGAATCTTTAGCAAAACAAGGCGCTCATATCATCATCTGCTCAAGATCGAAAGAAAATCTCGAAAGCGCCTCTAAAGCTCTAAAAAAACATAATGTTGAAGTTTTAACAATTAAAGTCGATGCATTGAAACAAGATGCAGCAGATTTTATTGTTAGTGAAATTAAAAAAAGATGGGATGGCGTTGATATATTAATTAATAATGTTGGCGGCGGCGGTCGATGGGGCAATGAGAGAGTTGAAATTACGAATGATTCAGTTTGGAGTGAAGTTTTTCAGAAAAATGCATTGATTGCAGCGCTTTTAACATCCAAGCTAATTCCTCACATGCTCAAGAGAAAATGGGGGAGAGTTATAACGATTTCCTCAATATATGGCAAAGAAGGAGGAGGCAGGCCTTGGTTTGCAATGGCAAAATCTGCCGAGGTTGCTTTAATGAAATCATTATCTCTTACCAATTATCTTGTAAGAAGTGGAATTACTTTTAACACAGTTGCTCCAGGCGGTATTTATATTAAAGGCGCTGGTTTTGAGGAGGAGCTTACTAAAAATCCAATCAAATTTAAAAAAATGATCGAGGATGAATATCCTCTCGGAAGGATGGGAACGCCAGAAGAGGTTGCTAATGTAGTAACTTTTTTATGCTCAGAGCAAGCATCTCTTGTTAACGGCTCACAAATAACTGTTGATGGAGGCCAAACGAAATCATTTTGA
- a CDS encoding kinase, translating into MIISKTPFRISFFGGGTDYPAWYEENDGSVISMAINKYCYITCRYLPPFFDYKYRIRYYKREETNSIDEIQHPVVRAALKYMNVQNGVDIVHHADLPAQSGLGSSSTFTVSLLNAFRALKNINSDKYELAKDAIFIEQKLIMENVGSQDQVAAAYGGFNKIDFSSSDGFKVKPIFLDDISKVTSHMLLFFTGIMRSASDVAQEQIKNIPKNKTLLQEMILQVNEATKLLNSQIIDMKLFGSLLNEQWRVKKSLAYNISNNEINTIYDIGMQCGAYGGKILGAGGGGFILFLAKPSSHKTIIHALSKLINVPVDIDLNGSHIIYSSGSENF; encoded by the coding sequence ATGATAATAAGTAAAACCCCCTTTAGAATTTCATTTTTCGGAGGAGGAACAGATTATCCAGCATGGTATGAAGAAAATGATGGATCAGTTATTAGTATGGCTATTAATAAGTATTGTTATATAACCTGCCGTTATTTACCACCTTTTTTTGATTACAAATACCGTATTAGATATTACAAGCGAGAAGAAACAAATAGCATAGACGAGATACAGCATCCTGTTGTAAGAGCCGCTTTAAAATATATGAATGTTCAAAATGGTGTTGATATAGTTCACCATGCAGACCTTCCAGCCCAATCTGGCTTAGGGTCTAGCTCGACATTTACTGTTTCTCTTTTAAATGCTTTTAGAGCTTTGAAAAATATTAATAGCGATAAATATGAACTAGCAAAAGATGCAATTTTTATTGAACAAAAATTAATAATGGAAAATGTCGGCTCACAAGACCAGGTAGCAGCAGCCTATGGTGGTTTTAATAAAATAGATTTCAGTAGTTCTGATGGGTTTAAAGTAAAGCCAATTTTTTTAGATGATATTTCGAAGGTTACTAGTCATATGCTGCTTTTTTTCACTGGGATTATGAGGTCAGCGAGCGATGTTGCTCAAGAGCAGATTAAAAATATCCCCAAGAATAAAACCCTTCTCCAGGAAATGATTCTCCAAGTCAATGAAGCGACGAAGCTACTAAATAGTCAAATAATTGATATGAAATTATTCGGAAGTTTATTAAATGAGCAATGGAGAGTAAAAAAATCACTTGCATATAATATAAGCAATAATGAAATAAATACAATTTATGATATAGGGATGCAGTGTGGTGCCTATGGTGGCAAAATATTAGGTGCGGGTGGAGGAGGTTTTATATTATTTTTAGCCAAGCCCTCAAGTCATAAAACTATTATTCACGCATTAAGCAAGCTTATTAATGTTCCTGTTGATATAGATTTAAATGGAAGCCATATTATATATTCGTCAGGCTCTGAAAATTTTTAG
- a CDS encoding sugar phosphate nucleotidyltransferase, whose amino-acid sequence MEAILYIRQALKIFRQMSKFQKEIFDLDVLVLCGGLGTRVKDILGNTPKSMARINELPFLDLIINQLKKNGISKAIFCVGFESKKIIEHYESRKDFICIFSKEDIPLGTGGAIKNALKHIKTESFIVLNGDSICDINFSFFHSYHLAKKAFISIAVVENLNSNNRDFGSIFLDDNSRINSFHEKKKEEHFTCVASYINAGVYLFNKRIFNFFSHKNKSFSLENDIFPEIIAKKNCFAFILKGKFYDIGTKERLANAEKNLSIFFD is encoded by the coding sequence ATGGAAGCCATATTATATATTCGTCAGGCTCTGAAAATTTTTAGGCAAATGAGTAAATTTCAAAAAGAAATATTTGATCTTGATGTTCTTGTTCTTTGCGGTGGACTTGGAACTCGAGTTAAAGATATATTAGGGAATACTCCTAAATCTATGGCTAGAATTAATGAACTTCCATTTTTAGATCTTATAATTAACCAATTAAAAAAAAATGGTATTTCTAAAGCTATTTTTTGTGTAGGATTTGAATCGAAAAAAATAATTGAGCATTATGAGAGTCGGAAAGATTTTATATGTATTTTTTCCAAAGAGGATATTCCACTAGGAACAGGTGGTGCTATCAAAAATGCATTAAAACACATAAAGACTGAGAGTTTTATTGTTTTAAACGGCGACTCAATTTGTGATATTAATTTTAGTTTTTTTCATTCGTATCATCTTGCAAAGAAAGCGTTTATTTCAATTGCAGTTGTCGAGAATCTAAATTCTAATAATCGAGATTTTGGAAGTATTTTTTTAGATGATAACTCTAGAATTAATTCTTTTCATGAAAAGAAAAAAGAAGAACATTTTACATGCGTTGCATCATATATAAATGCAGGTGTTTATTTATTTAATAAAAGAATCTTTAATTTTTTTTCGCATAAAAATAAATCGTTTTCACTAGAAAATGATATATTCCCTGAGATTATTGCAAAAAAAAATTGCTTTGCATTTATTCTAAAAGGAAAATTTTATGATATCGGAACCAAGGAGAGATTGGCAAATGCAGAAAAAAATTTGTCAATATTTTTTGATTAA
- a CDS encoding NAD-dependent epimerase/dehydratase family protein, with product MFKNKNVLVAGGAGFIGSHLILRLLKLGANVSATLHIKEPFIKDSKINYLRCDLRNPEDCLRVTKSVDYVFMCAANTSGAAVMTKNPLAHLTPNILMNISMLDAAYENNVKKFLFISSNTVYPLTDFPVKEEDVTNEFYDKYFIVAWMKRFTEIVCQMYSEKISKPMDVCVVRPANVYGEFEDFEWETSHVIPALIRKVVERMDPLEVWGDGNDLKEFIYIDDFIDGLLLSMEKLTGFDPINIAISNPCTVKEIINLLVYLDGYENANIIYDSSKPSMIPKRLIDNQKAVNKLGFTPKVSLEEGLKKTLKWYRSSIDNDNK from the coding sequence TTGTTTAAAAATAAAAATGTTTTGGTCGCTGGTGGCGCAGGATTTATTGGAAGTCATTTAATTTTAAGGCTATTAAAATTAGGCGCGAATGTTAGCGCTACATTACATATCAAAGAACCTTTTATTAAGGATTCTAAAATTAATTATTTACGTTGCGACCTTAGAAATCCTGAAGATTGTTTAAGAGTTACGAAGAGTGTGGATTACGTGTTTATGTGTGCAGCTAACACGTCAGGGGCTGCAGTCATGACCAAAAATCCCTTGGCTCATTTAACACCAAATATTTTAATGAATATTTCAATGCTTGATGCAGCGTATGAAAACAATGTAAAAAAGTTCTTATTTATTAGTAGTAATACAGTTTACCCATTGACGGACTTTCCTGTAAAAGAAGAGGATGTTACTAATGAATTTTATGATAAATATTTTATTGTCGCGTGGATGAAGAGGTTTACTGAAATTGTCTGTCAAATGTATTCCGAAAAAATTTCTAAGCCTATGGATGTATGTGTAGTTAGGCCGGCCAATGTGTATGGTGAGTTTGAGGATTTTGAATGGGAAACTTCTCACGTAATACCAGCTCTTATTCGTAAGGTTGTGGAAAGAATGGACCCCCTTGAGGTTTGGGGGGATGGTAATGATTTAAAGGAGTTTATTTATATCGATGATTTTATAGACGGCCTTCTACTATCCATGGAAAAATTAACTGGATTTGATCCTATTAATATAGCAATTAGTAATCCCTGCACTGTCAAGGAGATTATTAACTTATTAGTTTATTTAGATGGGTATGAAAATGCAAATATCATTTATGACTCATCGAAGCCCAGTATGATTCCAAAAAGACTGATAGATAATCAAAAAGCTGTTAATAAACTCGGATTTACGCCGAAGGTTTCCTTAGAAGAAGGCCTTAAAAAAACCTTAAAATGGTATCGATCTTCAATAGATAATGATAATAAGTAA
- a CDS encoding glycosyltransferase family 2 protein produces the protein MIKLSILVASKNQAKYIPDMLLALKAQSFQDFELIVVDSFSSDGSIKLFESFKKSRIFLRECSAEDAHLFGLQKAKGEYIMLATTSDYLYSFKWLERAINVLDSNKDISLVWGSAVNINDRGIIRGVWGDHYLYNYPPNKFDYFSYWLFNPYLPELNFIVKKNVYKYCLKDNDPLGYIYKFLLNFTKNGFLPLYIPELAHAGRSHPNNLTTKNRFYDFIQYNWLLKRKQYIYFFAIIFGIQKHIFIDGNFQAIKHLSFFERILLPLKLLKIYAFEAPKTIFRKFKRVIFLKLD, from the coding sequence TTGATTAAACTATCTATTTTAGTAGCAAGTAAAAATCAGGCTAAATATATACCGGATATGCTGTTGGCATTAAAGGCCCAATCCTTTCAGGACTTTGAACTAATAGTTGTTGATTCATTTTCATCAGATGGCAGCATTAAACTATTTGAGTCTTTTAAGAAATCAAGAATCTTTCTTAGGGAATGTAGTGCAGAGGATGCACATTTGTTTGGGCTTCAAAAAGCAAAAGGTGAATATATTATGCTAGCCACTACATCAGATTATTTGTATAGCTTTAAATGGTTAGAAAGAGCAATTAATGTATTGGATTCCAATAAAGATATTTCTTTGGTCTGGGGATCGGCAGTAAACATTAATGACCGAGGTATTATTAGAGGAGTCTGGGGTGATCATTATCTTTATAATTACCCTCCAAATAAATTCGATTATTTCTCATATTGGCTTTTTAATCCATACCTGCCTGAATTAAATTTTATTGTAAAAAAGAATGTATATAAATATTGTTTAAAAGATAATGATCCCTTAGGATATATATATAAATTTCTTCTTAATTTTACTAAAAATGGTTTTTTGCCTCTTTATATTCCTGAATTAGCGCATGCAGGAAGATCTCACCCTAATAATCTTACTACTAAAAATCGTTTTTACGATTTTATACAATACAATTGGCTTCTAAAAAGGAAACAATATATTTATTTTTTTGCAATAATTTTTGGTATTCAAAAACATATTTTTATAGATGGTAATTTTCAAGCAATAAAACATTTGTCTTTTTTTGAAAGAATACTCTTACCATTAAAACTTTTAAAAATATATGCATTTGAAGCACCTAAAACAATTTTCAGGAAATTTAAAAGAGTTATATTTTTAAAGTTAGACTAA
- a CDS encoding NAD-dependent epimerase/dehydratase family protein, whose translation MAENHIAINFPEDITRELEGKRALVTGGTGMIGREIVRLLLDHGCQVTSVSLDELKLDSRAKYIKGDLSDLKFCLDISSNIDFVFHVAGIKGSVVVTKEKPASFFVPLLMMNTNMLEAARRNNVSKILYTSSIGAYSPAEIFIEENDDFNIPPMDMFPGWAKRMAELQIQAYQIQYKVNNFSIVRPSNIYGPGDNFDEQNAMVIPSLIARVHRGDDPVQIWGDGSSERDFLHATDAAIGSIYACLKGTDGKPINLGCGYGITIKNLVETLQLITPFNAFFDTSKPAGFPRRIMDMTYAKKRIDFIPQISLKQGLEQAYKWYLSNSLEHLNKQNYFRG comes from the coding sequence ATGGCTGAAAATCATATAGCAATTAATTTTCCTGAAGATATTACAAGGGAATTAGAGGGAAAAAGAGCTTTAGTTACCGGTGGAACAGGTATGATTGGCCGTGAAATTGTGCGCTTGCTTTTGGATCATGGGTGCCAAGTAACAAGCGTCTCTCTAGATGAATTAAAATTAGATTCTAGAGCAAAATATATTAAAGGTGATTTGTCAGATCTAAAATTTTGCTTAGATATTTCTTCTAATATTGATTTTGTCTTTCATGTAGCTGGGATAAAAGGCTCAGTTGTGGTAACTAAAGAAAAGCCAGCTAGTTTTTTCGTACCTCTATTAATGATGAATACAAATATGTTGGAAGCTGCACGTCGAAATAATGTATCTAAAATATTGTATACAAGCTCTATAGGAGCTTATTCGCCAGCTGAGATTTTCATTGAAGAAAATGATGATTTTAATATTCCACCGATGGATATGTTTCCAGGCTGGGCAAAGCGAATGGCTGAATTGCAAATTCAAGCATATCAAATTCAATACAAGGTTAATAATTTTTCAATCGTAAGACCCTCAAATATATATGGGCCTGGAGATAATTTTGATGAGCAAAATGCAATGGTTATTCCATCACTTATTGCAAGAGTTCACAGAGGTGATGATCCAGTTCAAATATGGGGGGATGGCTCTTCGGAAAGAGATTTTCTTCATGCTACAGATGCTGCAATAGGCTCAATTTACGCTTGTCTTAAAGGTACCGATGGTAAGCCAATAAATCTAGGATGTGGTTATGGTATTACTATTAAAAATCTAGTTGAAACTTTGCAATTAATAACACCCTTTAATGCATTTTTTGATACCTCAAAACCAGCTGGATTCCCAAGAAGAATTATGGATATGACGTATGCAAAAAAGCGAATAGATTTTATACCACAAATTTCTTTGAAACAAGGATTAGAGCAAGCTTATAAATGGTATTTATCTAATTCACTAGAACATCTAAATAAACAAAATTATTTTAGAGGTTAA
- a CDS encoding NUDIX hydrolase — MYIRSRDRFILVEQDRPAIGLLTLEFPAGQIENNEQPLASAEREFYEETSLYAKMSCVGKFSIMPNRSTSHAYGFFGFTENFVTKKMHGIKVREIKRGKLEEIILSGKFQHMAGLAVLKAAELYFEFNIFNDKISDIEESLIKSKNKERLRL, encoded by the coding sequence TTGTATATTAGATCAAGAGATCGTTTTATATTGGTAGAGCAAGATAGGCCAGCCATAGGTCTGCTGACCTTAGAGTTTCCTGCTGGCCAAATTGAAAATAATGAACAACCATTAGCTTCAGCTGAAAGAGAGTTTTACGAAGAGACTTCGCTGTATGCAAAAATGTCCTGCGTTGGAAAATTTAGTATTATGCCTAACAGATCGACTAGTCATGCATATGGCTTTTTCGGTTTTACAGAGAATTTTGTCACGAAAAAAATGCATGGAATTAAGGTTCGAGAAATTAAAAGAGGTAAGCTAGAAGAAATTATTTTATCTGGAAAATTTCAGCATATGGCAGGATTAGCAGTTTTAAAAGCTGCAGAACTCTACTTTGAGTTTAATATATTTAACGATAAAATTTCTGACATTGAAGAATCTTTGATAAAGTCTAAAAATAAAGAAAGATTGAGATTATGA
- the rfbC gene encoding dTDP-4-dehydrorhamnose 3,5-epimerase, which produces MSKKVNYNDSVLKDVMIIKPETFYDHRGEYVEIFNNETYNLKNLNLNFVQDDISISSKNVLRGIHGDNKTWKLISCLYGSFYFVVVNNNPKSEQYKKWQSFLLSDKNRLQILVPPNFGNGHLVISDTAIFHYKQTSYYDPSSQFTIKWNDPEFSIWWPIKDPILSRRDDLGQFVD; this is translated from the coding sequence ATGAGTAAAAAAGTTAACTACAATGATTCTGTTCTTAAAGATGTAATGATTATTAAGCCAGAAACATTCTATGATCACAGGGGTGAATATGTCGAAATTTTTAATAACGAAACATATAATTTAAAAAATTTAAATTTAAATTTCGTTCAAGATGATATTTCAATTTCATCTAAAAATGTGCTCAGAGGCATTCATGGTGATAATAAAACATGGAAATTAATTTCATGTTTATATGGCAGTTTTTATTTCGTAGTTGTTAATAATAATCCAAAATCAGAACAATATAAAAAATGGCAATCATTTTTACTTAGCGATAAAAACCGATTGCAAATTTTAGTTCCACCTAATTTTGGAAATGGCCACTTAGTTATCTCTGACACAGCTATTTTTCATTACAAACAAACATCTTATTACGACCCATCATCTCAATTTACAATTAAGTGGAATGATCCTGAGTTCTCAATTTGGTGGCCTATCAAAGACCCTATTCTATCGAGACGTGATGATTTAGGCCAATTTGTCGATTAA
- a CDS encoding GDP-mannose 4,6-dehydratase — protein sequence MKIKKTAFITGISGMVGSHLADFIIENTDWNIVGLIRWRSPLENISSLTKRINNNDRISLVYGDLRDTVSIDKAIEKTKPDYLFHLAAQSYPLTSFEAPLDTLDTNIQGTVRVLEALKKYKNDCIVHICASSEVFGRVPKEKLPIDEECSFHPASPYAISKVGTDLVGRFYAEAYHMNIMTTRMFTHTGPRRGDVFAESSFAKQVAMIERGLIPPEVKVGNLNSLRTIADVRDAVRAYYLLVTVNPIPGEYYNIGGSHTCTIGDVLNKIISLSSYAGKIQIKEDASRLRPIDADLQIPNTKKFRDHTGWEPNIPFEKTIRDLLDYWREKVVKDGSSLLTR from the coding sequence ATGAAAATTAAAAAAACAGCATTTATTACTGGAATTTCAGGAATGGTTGGCTCACATTTAGCTGATTTTATTATTGAAAATACTGATTGGAATATTGTCGGGCTTATTAGATGGAGAAGCCCATTGGAAAATATTAGCTCCTTAACTAAACGCATTAATAATAATGATCGAATTAGTCTTGTTTATGGGGATTTACGAGACACAGTGTCTATTGATAAAGCTATTGAAAAAACTAAACCGGATTATCTTTTTCATTTAGCAGCTCAAAGTTATCCTTTAACCAGCTTTGAAGCGCCTTTGGACACCCTAGATACGAATATACAAGGCACAGTAAGAGTTTTAGAGGCGTTAAAGAAATATAAAAATGATTGTATTGTCCATATTTGTGCTTCTTCTGAAGTATTCGGGCGTGTACCAAAGGAAAAATTGCCTATAGATGAAGAGTGCAGTTTTCATCCAGCTTCTCCATATGCAATTTCAAAAGTTGGTACTGATTTAGTAGGTAGATTTTATGCTGAAGCCTATCATATGAATATCATGACAACTCGCATGTTCACCCATACCGGCCCTAGACGAGGCGATGTTTTTGCTGAATCTAGCTTTGCTAAACAAGTGGCAATGATAGAGAGAGGGTTGATTCCACCTGAAGTAAAAGTTGGAAATTTAAACAGTTTACGAACGATAGCAGATGTCAGAGATGCAGTGAGGGCATATTATCTGCTAGTTACTGTTAATCCAATTCCTGGCGAATATTATAATATTGGAGGATCTCACACGTGCACAATTGGCGATGTATTGAATAAAATTATCTCTCTGTCAAGCTATGCTGGAAAAATTCAAATTAAAGAAGATGCCTCTAGGTTAAGGCCAATTGATGCAGATTTACAAATCCCTAATACTAAAAAATTTCGTGACCATACTGGATGGGAGCCAAATATACCCTTTGAAAAAACAATTAGAGATCTGCTTGACTACTGGAGAGAAAAAGTTGTTAAAGACGGTTCAAGCTTACTAACTAGATAA